The Clupea harengus chromosome 13, Ch_v2.0.2, whole genome shotgun sequence DNA window TTAAATCGTTTTCCTAAAACAGATTAAGACCGAGTGCCCTTTTCATACCTGCAACATTTTGCCCCCTTTTTCTCGCAGCAGGTTTTTTCTGACCCGTGGTTTTTCATGATTTCCTTCTCCACGTGCGAAAAGGAGATCCTCCAGACCTCTGTAAAACGAAAAGGTATAACTTTTCAGCTTTCGAAATCTTATTACAGCCATTTCTCTTTTCTGCTGATCAGCGTTACCATTGAAGATGTGGTAAGTGAAAGCGATACACTGGTCGCTGAATAGGATACTGATCAATTATACTAACGGTAGGCCAAATTGGTTTACTATTTTAACTTTAGTCATCTGGTCAGTGAGGACAGACGTCGACATGAGCTGATCTGACATTAATTGTCGTTAAACTTTAGCTGCGCCGTGTATTTGGGACAGTTTAGGGTGCAATATGTAGGGTTGTTCTGTTGTCAAAAACAAAACTCCTAGTTGAATAATTGAAGATTTTAATTATCACATAACTATGATGCCACGGGAAAATGCATCAGCCTATGCGTTATACGCATTTTAATTATGTGTGTCGTGCGTGTAGCCCATTTGTTCAGGGACAgagaaatgtaaataaatgcaaaaaaagTAAACAGAGAAATGGAAATCACAAGAATACTAAGaaagtaaaaatgtatttctttgaGATTCAGAATTGCTACGTTATTTTAAATCTGGGAATATTCAGTAATTCCACATGTAAATTCAGCATTGGAACTGTGCTGAATATGGATAGGCCTTTTGAATTAAATGCGTATAAATAGTTCTACTATACCTTCTGCACGAACTCCACCTTCCTCTTCATTTGCTCTCCCTTCGTGCTTGGGAACCAGATAGTAGGGCTTGAACTTGTACTGCTGTTTCACCTTCGCGCCGAGCCATTTTTCAATTGCCATGCCTTCTTGAGCACAAGACGGCCAGCTGCCACCAACCTCTAGGCCGAGGACGATATCAATTGAGATCTCGCTGTCGTCTACCTTCAGTATCAGAGTCACGGCTGGAGAGCTGAGCTTCTTGGGCTCCACCTGTAAGCCTTCAACCGTGGAAACACATGATGTGCCACTTTATTAACATTCTTGTTACAGCCTAGGCCCCACTCTGATACTAAATTAAATTGATAATTCTAAGGTTATTCTAAGGTTTTTACCCTGTTGTAGGCTAGTTAGTAGTATTGGCCTGTATCATAAGGCTTGTCAggcttttgtttctgtgttgcaACCATTCTTATCCATtctatagaatatatatatataggttaTAACCACCCTGTAATTTACAAATGTCGGGACCTAGGTGTGGTGATATTTGATAGCAACTGGCTTTatgcttttcttttcaaaatctTCTACGCAGACCCAGTGACATGCGGTGATGTAAGTAAGAGGGTAGGCACTGAGTTATGAAAACCAGATTACCTAATGTATTGTTTAGGCTAATAGGCTACGTCAAAACCGTACGCACAAGCGCGGCACCCACGCACGGTCGATATCAAGACATTTCCAACCAGGATGACATATCGTGTActactctcagtctctctctcgcacacgcacgcacacaccagttAATGTCCAGCATCAGAATGCAACCATCTTTATACTTAATTATTGCACAGCGGCCAATTATGTTTGTCAGTCAGCaacaatgagaacacacactgctcaattgAATATGAAGGCAAATGGCTTGCAGTCGGCATTAATTCAACCACACTTATCAATTCAAAATTAAGCCCAAAATAGTTTCTGATTTACCAATCGGTAgattatttgtacataaaatcCATGTACAGTAGGATGTGAGCTGATGACTTTTCATGCTTGGTTAAAGCTGCGGGCAGGTTGTTCAAATCACAGTATCCCGTTGAATTCCAAAACAGTCTGACTCATTGAAAAAAGCAGGCAGGGATAGCAGTACAACCGCTGACTGTTAGCACAGCCACATagccaatctttttttttcataccaGTCCGTTTGAAACGATCAGACAATTTTTGGTCCCTTTTGCTGCAGTAGTTCATGTAAGTTTGGCGTATGCCTCCCTTTTGCTAGTAACCCATTTTTTGCATTAAAATCGAGCTTGGAGAAATTTCTCAGTTCTATGATATCGGCAGATACCtctgctgtcattttgactttgaaTTTCGCGGGGATTACGTTTAGCTGGTGTAATTACGTCAGCTGCGCAAATGTCCAGTAATATCTCGATTTTAATTGGTCCATGTTTGATACGTAACGTAGATGATTACTGGCATAACATATTTACGTGCAAAGGCACAGCAGAGTGTTAAAGAATACAGGATCAAAGTTTTTCGTTGTCGTCCGCAATGAATGGACAGTAAAAGCACTGTTTATTCtacaatttttattttattttattatgcgTAACTGCTACATTTGTCATCGTAACGTCTAAATAATtggaataacacacatattgcatatataaatcacaagaataatcagtaaaaatacaaatacaagtttattaaataaaatgatttaataaacatttttacgTTTGGCAGTGGCTACCCTGACTGCACAGACCTCACTTACTTGGTATAGTCCTCGTGGCTGCTTTTACTTCACGTCGAAACGCCTTCAGCATGTCGCTGGCGCACAGTATTCCGTCATCCGATAGAAACTCGTCCAGGTCATGGTTTGGATGGCGCTTGAACTTCACGCTGTAATAGGCTCCATCTGAGCCGAAAGGCTGTACATCTACCCTGCCCAGAGGGATTGTGAACATCACATCAAATTCGTCGGGATTACCAATCTGGAATTCATAAACAAATAGACTTATTAAAAGCAATGCCACCTGTCCTGCTCAATATGTGACAACATTCTGACCATACCAGTTTATAAAAAGAGTAGAATATTTGAATATGTGCGCTTCTTATCATGATTTCATCTTGTGCACAAAGTCAATAATCTCCAACGTCATCTTAATATTTAACATTTTGGGACTCCTGGGTCTCAATTTAATAAAAGcagtaacaacaataacagcGAGCTAATGGTAAACACATTTGATATGGGAGGACTCAGAACAGTAACCTTGAGATTTTCGAAGAAGCTGCCGGTTGGTAAAATCTGAATTCTTTTAAAATTACTAGACTTCTCCAGATGAGTTTTGATCTTCTCGACCacttcattttttattttcgaGGCTTTGCTCCGGGCCTCTCTTTTGATCTTCAGTTGGTTTAAAATCCTCACAAGAGCTCTGCCTGGTTCTTCCTCTGTGCTACCACCTCTTCTGAAACTTTGCCTTTCTTGCGGAGGATTTGATATGTTGCGTGGTAGACTCCCAGTGGGTTGCTTTGGATCCGGACTCTTTCGGCGCGCCCCTTTGCCCTGCTGCGGGGATGGATTCGGCTCAATCGCGCTTTCTACAGGACCCCTTGCGCGCGGTCCTCTGGCACACTTTGCATTTTCAGCCTTTGCCGGCGTCTGCGTCGGGCAATTGGTTCGAGCTGGAGTAAAGTCGTGCGCTTTAGCTGCTTTCGACAAAGAAGGctcatctgtttgtgtttggacgGTGGCGCTACATTTAGTCCGCGCTTTTCCGTCAATCTTCGCTGTATTTGGGCATTTTGGAGATGCTTTTCCTCTACCCGTCATTTTGCTGCTCTGTTCATGGGGTACAGGTTTGAAAGGAAAAAAGTACTGGTGGCATCTTTGTTTAACGGCACAAGGTGGGGCGGGGTcaatctatctctccttctttctttctttctctttctctctctctctgaacaacTGACCACACACCTtcaccacacatacactgatgCTAGAAAGTTCAAAAGGAAAAGTTGAATGCAACAATATACCAATTATAATATATTGTTCGAACAATATGCGGTAGGGTAGTGCCGTTGCCCCTATACTTTTACCGTCAATCAGCCCAATCTCCTCATGCGTGGACATAAAAAGACTGGACAGCAGGGTGTGCGTTCTTGACGGTGTCCGTAACCACCCCCCTTCTCTTGTTGATGTGGTTTCTTGTTTAGCCGGGTAGGTTTTTTACTCGCTAGCGAGTGAGATAACCTTTACCTATTTCTTTTGGGCTTaccttttcttgtttgttttgtagcccCATACTCGTAGCCTGCTAGCCTTCCTTCTGCTGCTTGCCTTGGGTATGTCCTTGTCCCTGCCTGTTCAGGTATGCTATTTCACACTACGTTAACTAAATGCGTAGCTTCTTTCATTCATACTGGCTCTAATTAGCGTCTGTTTATAGTGAGGAACCGTACTTCGACGCTGACCTCGCGAACTCGGTTGGGTATGTCTCTAGCCTCATCTGTTTAGCCCAGTGAGACTCCGTGGCCGTGCTGGAGGGCCTGATCACACAGGTGCTGGTGTTTTTTATGGCCTGACAACGGTTGTATGACAGCATGCTCATTGTCTTGAATTAACtgtttgtcattttcttttgtcttggaACCGTGGTATTTTATCATCTCCTTGTTGCCAACTTGGTGTAATAgttctgtcttgtgtgttttctgtttgcatgtgaCTGTGGATCATAAGGCTGGCGGTGCTGTAGCTTGTCctggtgcatgtttgtgtttgttctggtctgttctgCTATTAATGTCTATGACTGATTACCTGATTAATATCTGTGATTGACTGCTGGTATCTCCTGTTGCAATAATTGTATTAGTTTCCTTCCTTTAGCATAATTGAAATGACTCTAAGGTATTCCCTGGAGCCTACTGGTATACAGTTTCCCTGGGCGGTGTAGTCAGACTTTTTAATTGGGGTATAAGTTATAATATAAGTATAACCATCTTCCCCTCTCTACTGAAAACTAATGCGGTCTAGTGCAACAGTCCTGcaataaatgaaaatgttcaGTTGATGTTAAAACAGTTTAAGAGAGGTGGCGATTGAACTGTATAATCATTTTGTAGGATGTagtttgtggtgctgttaaactgtattgaatacaaccccaaatcagaaaaagttgggacggtatggaaaatgcaaataaaaaggaaagcagtgatttataaatttatattgacttgtatttcattgcagacagtatgaacacaatATATGTCATGTGTTGTCTGGTCAACTTCCtttgtttgtaaatgtacatccattctgccattcaggcctgcaacacattccaaaaaaagttgggattggggcaatttaggggtagtaacaggggcggtttttcctacaggcggtataggcggtcgcctagggcgccactcagaggggggcgcaaaaaaaaacaagaattgtgtttttctttttgctggacagagttttgtTTAcgccc harbors:
- the LOC116223264 gene encoding cyclic GMP-AMP synthase-like, giving the protein MTGRGKASPKCPNTAKIDGKARTKCSATVQTQTDEPSLSKAAKAHDFTPARTNCPTQTPAKAENAKCARGPRARGPVESAIEPNPSPQQGKGARRKSPDPKQPTGSLPRNISNPPQERQSFRRGGSTEEEPGRALVRILNQLKIKREARSKASKIKNEVVEKIKTHLEKSSNFKRIQILPTGSFFENLKIGNPDEFDVMFTIPLGRVDVQPFGSDGAYYSVKFKRHPNHDLDEFLSDDGILCASDMLKAFRREVKAATRTIPSLQVEPKKLSSPAVTLILKVDDSEISIDIVLGLEVGGSWPSCAQEGMAIEKWLGAKVKQQYKFKPYYLVPKHEGRANEEEGGVRAEEVWRISFSHVEKEIMKNHGSEKTCCEKKGAKCCRKQCLKLLKHLLGELKDKHPKELSKFCSYHAKTTLLHACTERTSDGEWGLSNLHDCFPLLLQDFVRHLKDKTLPNFFIPQHNLLGSVGVKTCNDLAHHIEYELNNGFPIFNNSD